In one Culex quinquefasciatus strain JHB chromosome 2, VPISU_Cqui_1.0_pri_paternal, whole genome shotgun sequence genomic region, the following are encoded:
- the LOC6042123 gene encoding zinc finger protein 429, giving the protein MSAVDDDHNATGPKEDRSVELTCRLCLKECYNQQYRAIFDFDGDRAVSDWIEELTTLKIAQIPETPSSLCRECESTLEAIETFRNECHSNDKLFSKIYLQEETLEDLELELPKVEAIKNSSTENEEVEEYVVVARSGEDQEKQHETVELKLESIEVTAVKEDEVEELICEKESPMLAKNKRKSKADDQIAFTNENNKNHCTICNKFVARLNQHMRIHDDNPEYRCEYCNKGFHQHSNLKKHVRTHTKEKPYICNTCEKGFTNSTELKVHSRVHTQSKPFQCTQCSKAFVTSGHLVRHIRSHTGEKPHACDICAVRFSTTSHLIRHKRLHSQEYPFSCERCPERFTRKDYLKLHKCKSASAE; this is encoded by the exons ATGTCGGCTGTTGACGATGACCACAACGCCACCGGCCCAAAGGAGGATCGCTCGGTGGAACTAACCTGCCGGTTATGTCTCAAGGAGTGCTACAACCAGCAGTACCGGGCGATATTCGATTTTGATGGTGATCGCGCGGTCAGCGATTGGATTGAGGAGCTTACCACGTTAAAG ATTGCTCAAATCCCTGAAACACCATCCTCATTGTGCCGTGAATGTGAATCGACACTGGAAGCAATTGAGACGTTCCGAAATGAGTGTCACAGCAATGATAAGCTGTTTTCTAAAATATATTTGCAAGAAGAAACATTGGAAGATCTGGAATTGGAACTGCCAAAAGTTGAGGCTATCAAAAAtagttcaactgaaaatgaGGAAGTCGAGGAATATGTTGTTGTAGCTCGTAGTGGGGAGGACCAAGAGAAGCAACATGAAACAGTTGAATTGAAGTTGGAGAGCATTGAAGTAACGGCAGTAAAAGAAGATGAAGTTGAAGAGCTAATTTGTGAAAAAGAATCGCCCATGCTTGCCAAGAACAAACGAAAAAGTAAAGCAGATGACCAGATTGCATTCACgaatgaaaacaacaaaaatcattgcactatttgcaacaaatttgtgGCGCGACTCAATCAGCACATGAGAATTCACGACGACAATCCAGAGTACCGCTGTGAATATTGTAACAAGGGATTCCATCAGCACAGCAACCTGAAGAAGCACGTTAGAACGCATACCAAG gaaaaacccTACATCTGCAACACTTGCGAGAAAGGATTCACCAACTCCACCGAGCTGAAGGTCCACTCGCGTGTTCACACCCAGTCCAAACCGTTCCAGTGTACGCAGTGCAGTAAGGCGTTCGTAACGTCCGGCCACCTGGTCCGCCACATCCGTTCCCACACGGGCGAGAAACCTCACGCCTGCGACATTTGCGCGGTCCGATTCTCCACCACAAGTCACCTCATTCGGCACAAGCGGCTTCACTCCCAGGAATATCCGTTCAGCTGCGAACGCTGCCCGGAACGTTTCACGCGAAAAGACTATCTCAAGCTGCACAAGTGCAAGTCAGCGTCAGCGGAATAA